Within the Mugil cephalus isolate CIBA_MC_2020 chromosome 1, CIBA_Mcephalus_1.1, whole genome shotgun sequence genome, the region CCTCATgcacttccacaaacatgtgttgcaAAGATTGGACGGAGACAAGTCCCAGATTTTCTGAGCCGCACCCGAGGCTCATTACATCGATTGGAAACTCTTATGAACAGATCGACTCTAATTTGCTTTAATCCCAGACGTGCACTTATTTATGCAACTCACAAATATGCAACATGGGGTCATTGTCCTtcataaacaaatgcacatgtaGAATATTTGTGTTGCACTAGTTGGACtggattctctttgtcttcaTTAAGGACTTTTAGACACTTTCCTGCTACTTCAGGGTCAGATTTGATGGATCTTATTGATTAATGATTTTCAAACGATTTTCACTGCTATGGCTTTCGTCTTCTCGtgctcaggaggaggagaatcgtctcagagaggagctgaggcaGGAGTGGGAGCTCAAACAGGAGAAGATAAAGAGTGAGTGCAGTGTGTTcattgttcagttcagttcagttttgtttatatgacgccaataacaatacaaatcgtctcaagacgcttcacaaaaaccagcctgcaacctccatcGATCCAGCGTCGACAGCCTCGATTAATCATCCACATGTAAACGTCTCGGTATAGAATTaaatttccattattttttttttatttttgtgttttctctttgttatttttcGGCCTTCTCATGAATGCATTACCTCTGGGACGGATTTCATCAGACATGTTTACTCGGACTTCCCGAAGGAACTGATTGTAACTTGGTGTTTAAAGGTCTCAAAGCACATTTTTGGCCGCGCTCTAGTACGATTAGTCTGTTTATCCACACAATCATTTAACGGTGTCTTTGAAGACGTGCATTGGGGCAATAAGCTGTGCAAGCAGTGATGCAGCGATATGAAAATGTCACGTCACGGTGTTGTTGAAATATggtcaaaatgttcaaaaagatTAACGCGTTAACGTCActcctgcaaaaacaaaacacgtttcagtgtttcctttagGATTTGGTTCTGACACGGAACATTTTCTTCCCAGAATTTACCAGATCTGTGTCAGACTTCCTGCtcgttttttgtttattttaaagatcCCCATTcgaaacatatttaaatattcacattctAACAGGAGCAGAAAagcaaatgtattattatcattatagacttagacagacgttaatgatccacaagggaaattaattggtcaaagtagcttaattgctacaaaaagatgaactgttttacatctttttcttctaattatctgactgagacgcacaaacacaaacacattcaaatgtttcctttattgtttattttaaggatcCCCATTCTAagcatattcaaatattcacGCTCGTATTCAAAGCGGAAACAGACCAAACGTGCGTAATTAATTGGcagcgctcacacacacacaacagaaacacgTGTTGTTCTGTTGTCGTGCGTGTCTTTTCAATAACATGTATTTTTGCAGGAGTAGCGTCAGGTAACAGTTTGACGGACAAACCAGGACGTTCTCCTCTGTTCCTGAGTCCACACATGGTGCATTCAGCTACACGTTAGCTCACCGTGCCCTCGCTGCGTCGCTTCTGCACAAACTGCACATGTGCGCCAGCGTCTGAGGGAGCgagtgctgcctccccagcaATGAGCCGTATCATTGCTAATTATTCCCTGCGGTGATCAGACGTGGTTTAGAGAAATCTGAAACAGTGATACCAACTGGCAGGAATTTTACCGCCGTTTATCATGAAATCAGTCATCGGTAATCCCCATGTACAAGATTTCATAAGATCTGCCTGTAAATAAGTGTTTACAGGAGAAGGTTTTGATCTAAATACTGTGTATAATCTGCATATTAACGCTGTGTGTGTCGTGTTCAGGTGAGGAGATTGAGATCACATTCAGTTACTGGGACGGCTCCGGACACCGTAAAACTGTCAAGGTATCCGACGAATCCGATTTCATTCTGCATAGCAACAAGCATCGCCTCCTGTTTCCGTGCCGACCGTTAACCATGCGTGTATTTCTCCCGCAGATGAAGAAGGGTAATACCATCCAGAACTTCCTGCAGAGGGCCCTGGAAGTCCTGAGGAAGGACTTCAGCGAGCTCAGGTCAGTTTCTTTAGGAAGTCACCTTCCTCTCGTCGTGTCCCTGTTTGAATTCAGGGCGCGGGAGAAGTCCTCGtttgcacgggattagtttGCAGAATTATTTGCAGAGTTTGTCCCAATCCCCTGCGATTAGGCCGTGTCTGTAATTTGTTACGCGAGTGATCACGGCGCATATTACCGTGCATATTTTCTCCCATCTCAGAGCTCCGCTCATTATACCAGTCCAGTGCCAACTGGCAGCACTGTTATTTGCGGaagagttttatttcattggCAAGTGTGAACACGTTATAAATCAAAGCCAAATACAGCTTTAAGTTGAAATGTGGCTAGCAGGCTGCAGACCCACGGAACCAGCCACACTCAAATAAAACTGGAAGATGATGACATGATTGattttcatgtgttgtgttaAGACGTCTCTCATCGCCAGCTTTTATAGCAGGTTTCGCTTATTTTCACTGACATTTGACGGTTAGAGGTTCCTCTGAGAGGAAATTAGAAAAACTGTGAGGGAGGACGGGATGCAACTTGACATCGTGTCATCTCTCGAGGTTGCAAAAGGAGACAGGACAAAGTTGTAGAAGTGAGCAGAACCATAACACACAGTTACACGtcttgattttccttttttttgctcCACTGTGCAGGTCTGCTGGCGTAGAACAGCTGATGTACATTAAAGAAGATCTGATTATCCCACATGTGAGTGTTGCCGACAGCACCTCAGCTGTTTCCTctctcacttttattttcacctCACGTCCTTGTCGGGGCTTGTTCGAAACGCATGTATCTCGTTGCTTTTATCTTCATGTGGAGTTAATTATGAGTATTTTAATCCGTGAAATTTGTGGCGCTTGTcgtttttctcctgcagcatCACAGTTTTTACGACTTCATCGTGACCAAAGCCAGAGGGAAATCTGGTAAGTGAACACTGACACGTGCCTGAAGAATGACTTCCAGTGAATTGTGAATGGTAAATGTTGACAAGCGCCGTCACGCTGGCGAAGCTGGTCATTAGCGCCATTTTGATGAAGGGCGGTCGAGTGAAATAGCAAGTGAAACGGTAAAAAGGTTGATCTTGGCGTTAGCTAGCTGCTATGTGGGAAAAATAACTCACAAACCAGTGTCGGTTCTTCTCTTTCCCCTCAGGCCCCCTGTTCAGCTTCGACGTCCACGATGACATCCGACTCGTAAACGATGCCACTGTGGAGAAAGATGAGGTGAGTAATcaaacctccacctccacaaacGGCGTTTCAGTGGAGGAAAATGTGGTGCGGAGTCACTCAAATCATTTATCCTTTGGCGTCGGGTCAGTTAAACTAGTTTAGTTTATTGGTTTAGCACAAATTATGTTACAAATCTGCGCAATGTGAGAATGACACCTTTACAGGCTTGAAGGCTCTGATTGCTTGTTGGATCTggtctcttttctccctccagtATTATTGTTGGCTGTAATTCAGAGCCGTCTTTAGTGTTGGATCAGTTTAAGTTTAGCTCCTTGATTTGTTGAATCCAAGTTAAGACTTATCTCGGCTTTAGAAGAGGTagaattttgttattttctgtatcCAAGCACAAACTTGTACTCGGAGCATTGGATGACGAAGCTGTTTGGTGAACGAATGAATCACGCAAAAAGGTTCCATATTTATCGATGTAGTTAAAAAAAGGCGTGTTGTCCCTGTCCCGTCCACTGTCGTCATTCTCTCAGCCTCGTCGTCctcaaaaagacacacaaacctgcGATCACAGCCTACACACCAACTGCCCCGAATGCTGCAGCACAGAAACATCCCGAAAAATGGCAATTTGATGGAAAATacggaaaataaaaagtagtaaATGAAGGCGAAGGGTAGAGATTCTTCAAGTAAGCACTCTGTCGCACACTTTAAGTGAGTCATAATGGTTCAGACATGAGGTGATTGCTTTTGTCCAtgcgttatttatttatttacctttaatgCTACCAGGTTAGCCACGCTGGATTGACTGAATTTGAGGTCATGCCTCGATATCACCAGTCAGTGTTGCCtcctaaacaaaacaaagcaaaacattttccttATGATCTGTGTTATTAATGGTGCGTTCCCATTTGTACTTGGAAGTCTGAGTTTCCAAGTTCCAGAATATACAACCAGAAACGCCTCCAGGGTCGGACTTTCGTAGAAACCTCGCTACCCagagagttgagtttccaagatggccgccccatgtgtaaacagtaattagacgCTCCTGTAATGTTCCGTTTATTTGCACTTCTAATTAGCTTTTGTTGCgttaaatcggtcgtacagacagtattttcaCCACATACATCCATCATCGTGGCAAATATACTCATGATTGGTTGAAGTCATCTGCTCGATTTACAGTTCGTGTTGgacttaaatagcctaaatattatttaaaattatagCAATAATGTTAGTTAATGTCACGCGCCATAATTACAGCTGTGCTTTTCGTGCTGTGATGAGGCAAAATGATCTCCGCCGCTCCCTGTGGGTTGGTCGGGTTGTTATCGTATATCTATTGTACGTCTATTGTGGTTTTGATAGTCGCTTGATATTTCTAAACCTTTCTAAACTCGTTGAACTGAGGTCTCAAAACAAGTCAGTGCAAAGCACCAAAACTGATCAAAATGTCTTTCTCAAATTAAACTTGATGATATTAAACCATCCAGGTCACTGAGCTTTCAGGACCCTCTGCCCCACAGCAGTGACCCGTCAGagttaattgatttttttttctgctttgcctCCAGTCTCACGCAGGTAAAGTGGTGCTGAGGAGCTGGTACGAGAAAAACAAGCACATCTTCCCCGCTAGCCGCTGGGAGCCGTACGACCCCGAGAAGAAATGGGACAAATACACggtgagagttttttttttttctcacattttgatCTTTTGCAAGTTAATTACCAACCCTGCCTTCAGGGACCATTCAACGTCAGTCAAACTCTCCCCTTAAACACTTAGTGAAGTGacaaccagtttttttttctgaagctgACCTCAGCGCAACCTCGCCGCCGTGCTTCTAGGTTGTTGAGCCTACTCAGTTTCAGTGTGAACTAAAGACAGCTGTTCAGTTCAGGTGAAGATTCATATTTGTGGAGCAGAGAGAGTCAAGGTTCATTTTCAGGTCAGACACTGCAGGCTGAAAAAAGAccaagttttctgtgaaatatttaaaatatccaaGTGAGGTATTACCTGCCTAATGCTTATGGATATTAGAGATTTATCACTTAAGCCTGACATacaatcaataataataataataataatactgtctCAAAGTGAAATTGCAAAACACTCAAAATCATTAATCTGTTGGGTTGTTGCGATTTTCAGGCCTGCActgcattaaaaacaggaataaaatttatatatatatttttttaaatcaaatgttacTGAAATCATTCTACAAATGGAATATAAACACATTCTTTTAAAAATTATGTTAAGAATATAGAGAGGATTAAAAGTGAAAAGTTGAATTAAAAACTGATTTGGATAAAACAGCCTTTAAAGTGATAATGGAAGGATTTCTCAAGCTTTGTCGTCCTTGCATGTTAGCGTGAGAACATACAGCGTCCTCCAGTATTTTTCTTTGGGAGCCTGCACAATTAAGAAAACGTATAGGGATTATGGAAGCGCTGAAACCTTAAAGATCACCCCGAGGAAGCAGCATGTTGCCACTAATGATTGTTCCGTACAACACATCCTTCTCTTCAGGGGTGGAGCTGCCAGCTTCTTGCATGGGCACGCTTGCAAATCCACCCCTCAAATACCTACCAAGCAGTTATCTAAGAGAGCTAGAAGGTCTTTTGCTTTAAATTaggtttgaaaaaaatgtcagctatGTAGGTTGATGGGTACATaggtaggtgggtgggtgggtaagtaggtaggtagataagATAAGTAGGTaggtaagataagataagtaggtaggtaagtaagtaagtgggtgggtgggtaggTAGATAAGTAactaggtaggtaggtaagtaaGTGGGAGAataagtaggtaggtaggtaagtaaGTGGGTAGGTAGATAGGTAGGTAGACAAGataagtaggtaggtagatatGCAAGTAGATAAGCAactaggtaggtaggtaggtaagtgGGTAAGTAGGTAAGTAAGTAAGTGGGTTGGTgggtgggtaggtaggtagataagataagtaggtaggtagataagTAAGTAAGTAGGTAGGtcagtaagtaagtaagtgggtgggtgggtggatgggtaggtaggtaggtaggtagataagTGAGTAGGTAGGCAGGTAAGTAAGTAAGTgggtgggtaggtaggtagataagATAAGTAACTAGGTAGGTGGATAAGTAAGTAAGTAGGTAGGtcagtaagtaagtaagtgggtgggtgggtaggtaggtaggtaggtagataagTGAGTAGGTAGGCAGGTAAGTAAGTAagtgggtaggtaggtagataagATAAGTAACTAGGTAGGTAGATAAGTAACTAGGTAGGTAAGTTGGTTAGTAGGTAAGTAAGtaagtgggtgggtgggtgggtaggAAGGTAAGTAAGTAGGTAGGCAGGTAAGTAAGTgggtgggtaggtaggtagataagATAAGTAACTAGGTAGGTAAGTCAGTAAGTAAGTGGGAGGataagtaggtaggtaggtaagtaaGTGGGTATGTAAGTAGATAAGCAactaggtaggtaggtaggtaggtaggtaggtaggtaagtgGGTAAGTAAGTAGGTAGATAAGTAAGTGTGAAGGTAGGTAGGTGTGCACgtagataggtaggtaggtaaatGGGTTGACGGAGGGGTAGGTAGATGGTTTATTGGTCACGTGGGGAATGAAGTAATTGCCACGAGCGCAACAGActattaaaacaacacaaagccaAATGAACAGGAATGTGACAGTAGTGGGCTGTGGAAGCTGAGGTCGATCACCAGAATGGAATTTACTTTTTGTGAGACGGTTGAAGCTCGGGATTTTAGGGCAGAGGGGTAGGTAAGTAGGTAGGTCGGTCGGTCGGTAGGTaggtaagtaagtaagtaagtaagtaagtagaTCGGTAGCTAGTTAAttgatcaaatcaaatcacagccTTTTTTATAACataacaaacataaacataaatcattacaagaaacaaatcaagagcccccccccccaccgagATGTTGCAACATGGCAGGGCACTGAGGTTTGAGGCAAGGAGGATGCTACCTTTAGCTGGAATTCACATGGGAAGTTGAGTAATTGATACATGCACCACAGACAATAAAAAGAGCGAACAACACACCTTGTTTGTTAGGGAAACTGAGGTCACCATAGTTTCGTTTGGCATTCTGacatgttttaatgtggttGATTGCAATAATCTTACATCATCTCCCTTTTTCTGTGTGCTTTTtaacatttgcctttttttttttttctgtcttccagaTCCGATGATGGTCTCCTCCGGTCTCTGGAATCCTTGTTGcagatgttttgttattttccatcttATTTTACTCTCACATTtcacctacttttttttttttttttttaactatttgaTCAGGCTATTGATCGATGCTTTTACGTTGTGTTTAGAAGCCTTTCTGAATGAGGCCTCGTATGTACATAGCCCATAACTCATAAACGCGTCGGAGCATCTgtgcttaataaaaaaaaaaactggacctGGCTGTGACTCACTGCACTCGTGTCAAAGGCTCTGATTTATGTTCTTGTTGAGGACCTGacggttgtgtttgtgttgcaacGGAATCACGACCTGTTCTCTGGCTCCTACATCTGACCTGCGCTTGGACGATGAACCTGCCGTGTTTTCTTTGTCGTTTCTTTtattatatatagtttttttttttctttttttttttctggtcctGCAACACTTGAGCAGCTCATCTGGCAGTGCAACTGTTAAAGCATGCACGATGAGCTGCCTGCATCTCCACCCGTAGCCTCCAgacaccacacctcctcctcctcctcctgctcctcctcctcctcccaggttCCTGTCAATTACTCTCACGCACTGCTTCAGGTTTCACATTTCAGGCTTCTCTCGGCGTGTGAGTGCCTCCGAGGCGGTGGTGTTGTGATGTGTCGCCGGCTgtagcagcaacagcagcagcagcagcagcatgtggaGGGTGACCCTAGTTTTGTGGCAGCTCTCGGCCTTCGCCTGGACGCCGGCTGCTCAGGGCGAAGACGCCGCCGAGGCCATCACTCCTCAGGACTGCAGCCTGGACTGCATCCGCCAGGTAAAACCACATCTCACACCTGGGTTCacctcactgtgttgttttccttcctctctgtgaCTCATTTTAGCGTTTGCTCATCTTTCTGTGTGAGTGAGAATAAGTGAAGTATTATGAAGCACACGTGTTGACTGATATATGCCCCCGCTGATGAAATTACTCGAAGGTTTTGGAATTTGCTGCGATATTAAGTGTCTTCTTGTCGCAAAAACGCTGGTCGTCCACCTCATGGTAGCGCAGGAGAGACGTCGCCTATTTAACTCGGGTTCGAATCTCAGCTTCAGAGCTTCAAATTCtatgtttttttggaaaaaaatgtaaacatttgtgcttctttttgtggataaattagaaaaaaggaaaacaacttCAAAGTGCTCTTTGGTGTAGGGGTCATCAACTgtagaaaattaagaaaaaggtttaaaaagcctttattcaAAGTGGCTTATACATTGTATAAATCAAATATatgtacaaatatttttttggcttGCTGAATATTGAATATTAGAGTCcgtttccagaaaaaaaaaagtttgggtgctgtgtaaaatgtgaatttaaaaactgaaaccatCGTTTTAAACCTCacatttgtctttaaatgtCGTAAAGACGAGTTCAGTCATGACATTTTTTGAACCCGATgccagcaacaaaaaaaaaatgcgtcaTCACCTGCAAGAAAACGAGTTGATCAGAACCAAATTAAAATACTGCATGAACTGCATGAACTGGCTGCAAGGTAGCAACAGATCAGGTGCAAAAGgtatttaaaaagtaaacacGGCTGAAGGTTAACGGCGTTTTAGTTGCATTATCCGAGGGGGGATTTATATTTGTGCACGTTTAGATTCACGTTTCTTTCATTTCCCAAAGTAAAATTACAAAGAACTTATAGTTTATCTTCTACAATacttaataaaaaatagcaATATTGTGGAAATGTGGAAGAAATGTGGCAGAAAAATCAATCAGACGTTCACACTTTCTTTCAGGAGTAAAATGTTACTTAAGTCATGCTACCAACGATATATAAAACCTAATTAGGCACGAGTTGCACAAATCCAGATGTGGTcttacatttttgtcttttgcattAGGTTAGATTTAAGTAACTTCTTAGCGATAGGAACCTAAATGGTGCTACAAACCCCTGTGTAAGGACATGGAGAGGAGTGgaagtgttttatgtttttggctcagatgagtgtgtgtgtgtggggtgggggtcaAAGCCAAGTGTCAAAAcatccttttaaaatgttttattgtcaaATGACACACCACGAACCTGGAATCTAGAAAGTTTTAAAGAGCTTTGTTGTGTTGAATAATGATAATGAGGAAATGCTTTTCCAACatttccccttttgtttttttttttttttttttaataagcaaTAAAGACTCTGCATTGAAAGCAGATGCCAGGGTCCAGGGGAGCAAGTCATTGTAGTTTCACAAGTCATCTCTTCTTCACGAATCTCTTTGTGGAGACACGGACGAAACCTATAAATGTCTGCGTTTATGGAGGAGGACGTCTGCAAGGCTTTAATGAAAGAGTCCGGGTTCAGATCTGGCCCCCCTGCagcctgcaaaataaaaaaaaataaaagattttaacaTGTGGCCGTAAACACAGCTTTAAAGAGAAGAGAATTTTAAGGGATTTTAAGTGAAGCGgtaaaatgaatttgttttaaaggttttcttttaaaattaaacacaggGTATTAAAGATTTACTAATCactgtgttatgttgtgttagTTTACCAATTTTATTAATTCACAGGTTAATTCACAGGTTGACTTTTATgcgttttctttaaaaaaaacaaacaaaaaaaacgtgtgttTCTCCCATAAAACGCGGTGGCGTCCTAAAAGCAGCGGCTCCCAGCCTCTGGTTCGTGTCTCCCCAAGAGGTCGCAAGACAAAAGGGTCGTGAAGGGTCCTGAAGAAGTAAACAAACCTGCAAGATCGCAGCCAACACTAATTACGATCGGCCAACAAAACGCTCGAGTCACTggaggttttttgttttcttggttttACGTCGTCGTGTGGAGTCTCTCCTCCGCTAACATGTTCTGCAGCGCTCACTCTGCAGGTTTTTCTGGAATCGCTTGAACCCAAGAGAAGACGTCTctaataa harbors:
- the fam50a gene encoding protein FAM50A, coding for MAQYKGAASEAGRAMQLMKKREKEREQLEQLKQKIAEDNMVKSNIDKKFSAHYDAVEAELKSSTVGLVTLNDMKAKQEALVKEREKQLAKKEQSKELQLKLEKQKEKKRKEEQKRKIASLSFNPEDEEEEEEENEEEEQDFDLPTKKKKLGKNPDVDTSFLPDRDREEEENRLREELRQEWELKQEKIKSEEIEITFSYWDGSGHRKTVKMKKGNTIQNFLQRALEVLRKDFSELRSAGVEQLMYIKEDLIIPHHHSFYDFIVTKARGKSGPLFSFDVHDDIRLVNDATVEKDESHAGKVVLRSWYEKNKHIFPASRWEPYDPEKKWDKYTIR